TAATCGTATTCTTTTTCCTTTTCAGGTACAGAGTTTTGAAACTCGGTTTTTATCCAAGGTCGCATCGACATAGAGACTTCTTTAACGAAGTGGAGAGACTCTAATTTACTAATTGTCTCTTCGACCTGGTCTGTATCGCAGTACATGACGATATATTTCATTTTACGAGAGACGTAATGAACATTCCCAAGCCTTTTCAATTGTTTTACTTGTTTTAAGGAATGTACCCAAATAGCAAGTCCTACTCGGTTTCCGACCATAATCTTTTCTCCTTTAATCCCTACTTTTGCCAATAGTCTAGCACGATGTTAAGGAAAGCGCAAGCGGTGACTTGCTTATTTTACCCATAGGAAGAGAAATCTCATCACTTATTTAAGAACAACCGCAGCTTCCTCCTGAGCCACAGCCTCCTCCACAGCCGTCTTGATCAAAGAAAGGGTTCCCAGTTGGGACTTTAATTTGTGGAGATACTGCATTTGCAATCAGTTGACTAATTTCAACTAACAATTGATAGAGCTCTTCTTCAGCTTGTTTAAATTCAACGATCGCATCATGAGTATCAAGCTTTCTTTTCCATTCCCTTACTTCTTTTGTAACAGTACGAAAATCTGGATGATATTTACCAAACCTTTGTACTTCATCATACTTTTCTTTCAATGTTTGAAAATGCTTGATTAAATGCTGTGCTTCTTCACTTTTTTCAAGCTCTTCTTTCGATTGAATATATTTATCAAAAACTTCAGATGAAGTAATTATTTCACCAAACTCAAGTGCTTCTTGTAATACATCAACATTTGTCATGGTTGTGAGCATTCAATCACCTCCATCTGCCATTATAACATGCTCACAGTGAAAACAAATCACCTTTTATTCATTTTTTCTTCTAAAGGATTATACAGTGCCAATTTTTTAATAGATGTGTGGCTTAGCTTTTGATGATCATATGTTTCAAGCATTAAGTGTTCACCTTCTTCAACCAACCGCTTGACTTCGATTAGTTGAATATCCCCGCTACTTTCTTCAACTAATAATGGGATTTTCATTACTTGGCTTTGGCGAATCAACCTTCGAAAAAAGTTTTCTTTATATGCCATTAATTTAAAAGATATATCCGGGAGGTGCCCGATTTCATCCCACTCTTTCGGAGCAGGGACATAATCTAAAGTAGTAAAACGTTGTTGTTCTTTGACTTTCTTAGTTTTTCTTTTCTCGTTGATTTGAAAGTTCATTTTACTAATATCTTTTTCCCATTGTTTGCTAATTTCATTTGATATAAACAAACCGTTATTAAGCTCTATAACGTTTTCGCTTCCGTATTGATCTTTACTCTTTTTAGCAAGCTGCTTTTTAAGAGCATCAGAGTTAATCCGAAAAAATGTATAGCAGTCATCTTTTATAATTATTTGCGACCCTTCCCACCAGCTTATAATCGTCTCTCGATCTTTTTCTTCTTTAAACGGTAATTGTCTCAATAAAGTTTCAAAATATTGAAATGACACACCTGAACCTTTTCCTTTTTGAACAGTTTGTTCAGAAATATTGATTGTGACCATAGAACCGGACGTAATGATCTCACCAAAAATACTCGCAAGCCAAAGTGTTGGAAAACAATCATAACGTGGCAATAGCCACTCTTGTGAATGTACTTGGAGAATTGTACTTTCAGAATAGTTATGTCCTTCCAATGATTGTAGAACATCGTCACTGTCATCATCTAATTTATATAATACTCTTTTTACATGTAATGGGTATACTTCATTTTTATCTTTTGCGATAACCTTCATGTATGTTAATAACATGAGTTCTACAAGGTCATCGAACTTTTCTTTAACCCAATTTGTCATGAGCAGTAAAGGTCTTTCGGACTGCTTTTCAAACCATTTAAGAACTTCTCGTAAAAAATATGAATGATCATCACATTTTTTTTTGGAAACCCTCTCTGTATCACCTTGTATATCTTTATTTAATTCTATACAAAAGTGTATAAACAACTCGAATATATTCGGTTGTGCTTCACCTGCTTCACTCTTTTGCTGATTTAATTTATTGTTTGTATTTCTTTTTGCGGTTAAGAAGTAATCTACTTCTCTAGGAACAATTAAATGGCGAGTGCCATTTTCATCAATTAAATATAAGAGGTTATCCTCTAAAAGTGACCGAGTCCCTTTATAAAAATTGAACGGACCGTATTTCGTTTTTCCAAGACGTTCTACCGATTCTTGACGAGTATCTGGTACATCGGTCATAAAAGTCAACAAATCTTTCTCACGTTCACTTAACTTTTCCCACTTATTATGAAACGACGCTTCAGTTATTTCGAAGTTTGCTAATTGATGTCCGAACATCTTGACCACTCTTCCTCTTCGTATTGATACCCTTGTTCTTTCATAAATAATTGACGATTAGAAGCTCTTTCTTCCTCTTGCGTCAGTGATGTCACTAATGAATAAAAGTAGACTAGCTTTTCAGCTGTATTAGGTCTTAATACTCTTCCTATTCGTTGAGCTTCCTCTTGACGAGAACCATAAACCCCTGAAACTTGAATTGCAACATTTGCTGACGGTAAATTTACTGCCATATTCGCAACTTTGCTAACAACAAGAGCTTGTATTTGTCCTGATCGAAAGTCGTCGTATATGTTTTCCCGTACTGATTTTTTTGTTTCACCTGTAATGATTGGAATAGAAAAATAATCAGCTATCTTTTTCAATTGTTTTTTATACTGGCCAATAATTAAGATTTGATCATGAGAGTGCTTTTTTAATAACATGTCGATAACATGTAGCTTTTCATCATTCTCACTGGCTAATTTAAATTGCTCTTTCTTTGAAGATTGTAAATAATTTTCCCATTGATCCTCTCTAAAGGGTATTTTGTATTCTTTACATACAGGCTTCGCTACCCAATGCTTATGTTCAAGCTCTTTAATACCAACTTCATAACGTTTTGGACCAATTAAACTATAAATATCATCTTCTCTTCCATCTTCACGAATGAACGTCGCTGTTAATCCTAACCTTCTTTTACCTTGCATAAACGAGGTTAAACGAAATAATGGAGCAGGCAAAAGATGAACTTCGTCATATATAATTAACCCCCACTTCCGTTCTTGAAAAAGGTTAAAGTGTGGATATAAATTGGGTTCCTTCCCTTTATAAGTTAGCATTTGATATGTCGTTAACGTAATTGGTCCTACTTCTTTTAAACTGCTAGAGTATGTTTTTAACTTTTTTCTATCAATTGTTGTACATGTCATGATCTCGTTTTCCCATTGTGAAAGTGATGTATCATTCGGCGCAATGATTAATGTCTCTTGATCTAACTTTGTCATTACACCAATACCGACTAACGTTTTTCCAGACCCACACGGCATAATGACAAAACCATTTCCTTTTTCATATCCATTTGGTTTTAGATAGCTGTTCACAGCTTCTATCTGATAGGGGCGTAGTTGAACATCTTTTTCTAGTTGGATGCCTAAGCGTTCACCTTCTTCTACTTTTAAGCAATCGATCACAGGATAACCTAGCTTTAACATACGTTGCTTTATAATGCCTCTTTCATTTAAGGTAATCGGAAAAGCTTCACCAGTCTTATAGTGAAAGATAGTCATTTGATTTTCAGGAAAAACCTCAGCTAATAAATCTCGTATCTCACTATATAAACACGTCCCATGTCCTTCAATCTCCATAATAAATAACTTGTGATTATAATTTTCCCAATCTTGTAGTTGTTTGATTACTTTAGAAGGAAATGGAGGGTTTGAAAATGATGTTAAAAAAGATATGATTTCCTCACTTGTTATAGCTTGATCGAAGGCATACCACACCGAATACTGTGACAGCTGATATATATGGATTTCTGATGGTGATTGTGTTAAGTGAGCAAATTGGCTTAGGAACGGCTGAACTATTTTTGCTTCTCGATGTGCGGTATTGAAATAAACCATTCCATTCTCTTGTATATAGAGCGGTTTCTGTTCCACTTCTATGTCTCCTCACATTTATGACTTTTCTATGTATTGTTCTACTTATTTAGTAATCTTATTCATGTGACACAACGTTACGGTGGAAAAGATTAAGACCCTTTGCTAATTTGAGTGAATTGCTTTAGTTGTAACCGATGAGGCGAGCGGATTTTAGGCTAACAAAAAAAAGAGGGAGCACCCTCTTTTTTAATTTGATTGATTAAACGACCTCATCATATCAATCATCATCATTGCTAAATGCATATTGTTTTCTAGTTTTTCCATCCGTTGTGGGAACGTTTTGCCGAAGAATATTTTTGCTTGTTTTTCCATCTCTTGTAACGAATATGGGTTTCTCGCTAGCCTTCGATACCAGTTAGGGTGAGCTCTTAAAAACTTGTGAAGATCAGGTTCACTCCGAATGTATTGATATACTTCTCCTCTCATCAGCCCCACTCCGATCGTTTAGTCTTCACGGAAAGAAAAAGGTGAGCTTTGTTGGTCTTCTGTTCTCCCTTGTTCTTCTGGAGGACTTTGTTTAAATTGGCCTAAAAGTTCTTGTACAGAAGATAAGACACCACTAAATTGAGATAAGTGATGTTGCAAATCATTCAAATTCATTTTCTTTAACATCGCTAATAAGTCCTGGGTTGATATTCCTTCACTACTCGTTTCTTCTCCACTCGATTCGTCTGATTTTCTTTCATCATTATTAGACTCTGTTTTATTTGCTGCTTTGTATGTTTCCCAAATTTCATCATCTTCACCAAACAACTTCCACTCTTCAAATAGATCTTGTAATGTCTTATCACCCGTTTTCACATCTCTTAATACATATGGATGTGTCTTTACAAACAGCTTAAACTTTTGAACGTCTGGGTGGAGGGAGTTTTTCAATTGAGCACCTCCTAGTCAAATGTCTATATTTGTATTCATTACATCATACAAATGACAAAAACAGTTTGTGCGCCCAAAATTACCAAGGAGTGATAAAATTTTGCGTATAATAATCTCGATAAACACCTACACCAAGGTGTGTGAAATCTTCTTTTAAAAGGTTCACTCGGTGACCTTCACTATTTAACCATCCTTCTACTGCAGCTATTGCATCCACATACTTTGCAGCAATATTTTCGGCTGCCATTTGATAATGGATATATTCTGCTTCTAAGCGATCTTTTAATTCCCCGGCTGTAGGGGACGTATGTGAGAAATAATCATTGATATACATATCCTCACTATGCAAAAAAGCAACGAAAGCTGTTTCTTCATCCCACTCTAATGGATCTAGACCATGCCTTTTTCTAATCATATTAGTCATATCAAAAATCTGTTTTGATTGTCCTTCCTGGATTTTTTGCCAATCACTGTTTGTGAATTCTTCTCGTTCCGGTAGTTCGCCACGGTAAATAATTGAATAAGGTCGCTGGAGCAGTAATATTTCAGGGCTCATATACCTTACGGAGGAAAGTTTTCTCTCAGTCGTATCAAAGTAAAACTGTACCCAAACGTTTTCATCTAATTTTGCCAATGGGCGTGAGTTAAGTTCTTCATCATTTAATTCAAACTGATAGGAAGAAAATGACCCACTAAGGGAAACATTTGTTTCGAATGAAATGACTTCATCAATTTCGTCATATGAGTCACCAACATTGAAAAGGCCGTTTTCAAACTTATGATCATTCGTAAACAAGGAAACCACTTCTCCATCTAAGATAGCTATCTGCAGATATTCCTCTTCATTATATATCCACCAATCATACCCATATGGTGATAGATCTTTTCTTACTGGTTCGCCGAAAAGGTCAACGATCTCCTTATCAGAAACTCCTAGCCAAAGGTGCAGTCCTTCCTCTTCCTTTTTTTCTTGACTTACAGTCTTTTTATCTTTTTTTTCGGTTTCTTTTTCACTTTCCTTACTATTGTCTTCTTCTATATATGAAGACGTTTCTCGCTCTTCTTTTTCTTCAGTTATCTCACGATCATCACTAAAAAACAAAGTAAATAATCCAAAAACGACGATAAATGCGAATAAGAAAGATATAATCGATTTCATTGTTATCTCCTCTCTAGATACATTCTCTAGTCCACTACTTCAATTCTAGAGGGGAAATGGTCTTTCCTCCTAAATGACAATGATTCTTAAATTTTGTGATATTGCTCCATAATTCTACAATACAATATTAGACTTATCACAAAAGCTGATTGATGAAAATAAAAGCTTTTTTACAATGAAAAAGAGCTACCACTGATGATAAATTGTGGTAGCTCTTAATCAAGAATCAATGGTGAAGTTCAGGGCGTTCTGAAATCTCTGATAATGCAAAGGCAGCATCATGCTCAGTAGACGTATGAATAGCTAAATCTCCTAAAGAGACAATTCCTACTAAACGGCTATTTTCTACTATAGGCAAACGTCGAATTTGTTTTTCAGCCATCATTTTTGCCGCCTCATCGACACTCATACTTGGTTCTGCAGTTAAGAGATGGTCGCTCATCACATCTGTTACTTGAGAAGAGTTGGGCTTTTTCTCCGCTACGCCTCTCATAACAATATCACGATCTGTAATCATTCCTAGTAAGTGCTGGTTTTCACAGATAGGTATTGCCCCAACATTTAATTCTTTCATTTTTACAGCAACTTCATAAACATTGTCTTGAGGAGAGCAAGTTTCTACATCACTTGTCATAATGTCTTTTAACGTTTTCATTTTCTACCTCCTTTACAGTCATGATGCATTTATTATTTTACAAAAAGATAAAAAGCATGCACTTGAATCAATTTCATACTTCAAAATAAGATGGGAAATTCTGAATGATGAGCGTGAACTTCACTTCAGACGGGCGCTTTCCCGAGGGCTTGTCTTCAGCTAACTTAGGCTTGACGACTCTTCGCCTAAGTGGATCTTCAGACTGCGCTGATCCTCCGGGAGTCGCCGCCTTTAGTTACGTTCACTCCCAAATAAAACGTACATCATAATGAAAAAAATTATAATATCATTCGTTTCATTGTGCAAAAAACGCAATTATGAAATTGATTCATTTATATATATTTTTATAAGATCGACATTGATTTCGTTGCATCCTGAGCGATTTCGTAATATCATAAAAAAGAATACGATTGTTTCAGTTCTCTAGGAGGTATAAATAATGAAATTTGAAGAAACAGGTTTAGAAGGATTATCTATTGAATTTCAAGCATTTGAGGAAATAATGGAGAATGCTGGGTTTTATTCAGTATACGATTATGAACGCGTAACGTTTGACTATAAAATCTTAATGCATGATGATGTTTATTACTTCCGTGTTCAAGCGTTTGCTACTGAAGGTGAAATCCCAAATCCTCATTGTACGGTTAAATTAATGAAACCTATCTTAGGAAAGCACTATTATCCACACGGCATTGAATATGATGAAACATTTTCAAAAACAATAGTTGACAAGTGCAATAAAAAAATTAACATCATTAAAGAGAAACTTCAAGAAGAAGCCATTTAGCAGTTATACATAGCTTCATATTGTTGAACAAAAGTGATGCTTTCGATCTCATTCACTCGTTTCAGAGTGAGGGAATATATCGGAGGCATTCTTTTTTCAATATTTTTGAATAATACATCGATATGTTTCTATAAATAACACTATTATTACCTTCACTTTCATAATATAATGTATATACATCAGTACATTGACTGATTAAAAGAAATATAAAAGCTATACATATAGCTAACCTTATTGATCTAAGTTTTGTCTTGATAGAGAGGGGCATTCAACTGATGTCGCAAAATGTGAAAAAATATTTATATATTAGTCTTGGGGTTATTTTTGCTGCCCTTTTTATATATTTCGTTTTACCTGTATCTGTTCCTTTGATCGTCGCTTTTGTAACCGCTCTTTTTTTAACACCTGCAGTAAATGCCTTACATAAGCGCGTAAAGATTTCAAGAGCCTTGTCAGTGTTTATCGTCTTTATCATATTCTTATCAATTTTAACGATTATCGTGTATTTCACTTTAACACGAGCGATGACACAACTAAATCAGTTCGTTGAAAATTTACCGGTAACAATCAACGAATTGAATATCGTATGGATTAATTTTTTAGCGAATTTAGAAACGCAATTCGGCCACTATTCACCAGATATTGTTAATGAAATTGACCGAGCTGTAACAGTCCAATTAGGTAATTTGAGAGATGGATTATCTGAGCTAGATATTTTCGGAAATGTATCAGCTATTCTTTTAAAAATTCCATCTTACCTTGTCTCTTTTTTAGTTTACTTAATTGCCTTATATTTATTTTTACTTGAATTACCTCGCTTAAAGAAAAAAGTCTTTCAATATATGACTGAAAAGACTGCTGAAAAGGTACGCTTTATGTCATCTCGTCTCGCATATGTTATCTTTGGCTTCTTTAAAGCACAGTTTCTTGTAAGTATAATTATATTTGTGGTTACCTTTGTTGGTTTATTGTTCATTGCTCCTGAGGTTGCATTTTTAATGTCTTTATTCATTTGGATCATTGACTTTATACCTATCATTGGTTCAATT
The Bacillus shivajii DNA segment above includes these coding regions:
- the ytvI gene encoding sporulation integral membrane protein YtvI; its protein translation is MSQNVKKYLYISLGVIFAALFIYFVLPVSVPLIVAFVTALFLTPAVNALHKRVKISRALSVFIVFIIFLSILTIIVYFTLTRAMTQLNQFVENLPVTINELNIVWINFLANLETQFGHYSPDIVNEIDRAVTVQLGNLRDGLSELDIFGNVSAILLKIPSYLVSFLVYLIALYLFLLELPRLKKKVFQYMTEKTAEKVRFMSSRLAYVIFGFFKAQFLVSIIIFVVTFVGLLFIAPEVAFLMSLFIWIIDFIPIIGSIAVLAPWAGYHFIAGNTPLAIQLLILAAVLLTIRRTVEPKVMGHHIGLSPLATLISLFIGLQLIGVLGFILGPLVVILFTSAKEAGIIKMNFKL
- a CDS encoding YlbF family regulator translates to MLTTMTNVDVLQEALEFGEIITSSEVFDKYIQSKEELEKSEEAQHLIKHFQTLKEKYDEVQRFGKYHPDFRTVTKEVREWKRKLDTHDAIVEFKQAEEELYQLLVEISQLIANAVSPQIKVPTGNPFFDQDGCGGGCGSGGSCGCS
- a CDS encoding YlbG family protein — protein: MVGNRVGLAIWVHSLKQVKQLKRLGNVHYVSRKMKYIVMYCDTDQVEETISKLESLHFVKEVSMSMRPWIKTEFQNSVPEKEKEYDYKMGI
- a CDS encoding DNA repair helicase XPB — translated: MEQKPLYIQENGMVYFNTAHREAKIVQPFLSQFAHLTQSPSEIHIYQLSQYSVWYAFDQAITSEEIISFLTSFSNPPFPSKVIKQLQDWENYNHKLFIMEIEGHGTCLYSEIRDLLAEVFPENQMTIFHYKTGEAFPITLNERGIIKQRMLKLGYPVIDCLKVEEGERLGIQLEKDVQLRPYQIEAVNSYLKPNGYEKGNGFVIMPCGSGKTLVGIGVMTKLDQETLIIAPNDTSLSQWENEIMTCTTIDRKKLKTYSSSLKEVGPITLTTYQMLTYKGKEPNLYPHFNLFQERKWGLIIYDEVHLLPAPLFRLTSFMQGKRRLGLTATFIREDGREDDIYSLIGPKRYEVGIKELEHKHWVAKPVCKEYKIPFREDQWENYLQSSKKEQFKLASENDEKLHVIDMLLKKHSHDQILIIGQYKKQLKKIADYFSIPIITGETKKSVRENIYDDFRSGQIQALVVSKVANMAVNLPSANVAIQVSGVYGSRQEEAQRIGRVLRPNTAEKLVYFYSLVTSLTQEEERASNRQLFMKEQGYQYEEEEWSRCSDIN
- a CDS encoding CAP domain-containing protein is translated as MKSIISFLFAFIVVFGLFTLFFSDDREITEEKEERETSSYIEEDNSKESEKETEKKDKKTVSQEKKEEEGLHLWLGVSDKEIVDLFGEPVRKDLSPYGYDWWIYNEEEYLQIAILDGEVVSLFTNDHKFENGLFNVGDSYDEIDEVISFETNVSLSGSFSSYQFELNDEELNSRPLAKLDENVWVQFYFDTTERKLSSVRYMSPEILLLQRPYSIIYRGELPEREEFTNSDWQKIQEGQSKQIFDMTNMIRKRHGLDPLEWDEETAFVAFLHSEDMYINDYFSHTSPTAGELKDRLEAEYIHYQMAAENIAAKYVDAIAAVEGWLNSEGHRVNLLKEDFTHLGVGVYRDYYTQNFITPW
- a CDS encoding YugN family protein; translation: MKFEETGLEGLSIEFQAFEEIMENAGFYSVYDYERVTFDYKILMHDDVYYFRVQAFATEGEIPNPHCTVKLMKPILGKHYYPHGIEYDETFSKTIVDKCNKKINIIKEKLQEEAI
- a CDS encoding YlbD family protein, with amino-acid sequence MKNSLHPDVQKFKLFVKTHPYVLRDVKTGDKTLQDLFEEWKLFGEDDEIWETYKAANKTESNNDERKSDESSGEETSSEGISTQDLLAMLKKMNLNDLQHHLSQFSGVLSSVQELLGQFKQSPPEEQGRTEDQQSSPFSFRED
- a CDS encoding CBS domain-containing protein; the protein is MKTLKDIMTSDVETCSPQDNVYEVAVKMKELNVGAIPICENQHLLGMITDRDIVMRGVAEKKPNSSQVTDVMSDHLLTAEPSMSVDEAAKMMAEKQIRRLPIVENSRLVGIVSLGDLAIHTSTEHDAAFALSEISERPELHH
- a CDS encoding YlbE-like family protein, whose amino-acid sequence is MRGEVYQYIRSEPDLHKFLRAHPNWYRRLARNPYSLQEMEKQAKIFFGKTFPQRMEKLENNMHLAMMMIDMMRSFNQSN